Below is a genomic region from Triticum dicoccoides isolate Atlit2015 ecotype Zavitan chromosome 5A, WEW_v2.0, whole genome shotgun sequence.
TTGCAGAGGCAACAGAGGAGGCGGGAGGAAAACATGGAGTGGTACCAGCAGAGGCAGGAGAGGAGGCGGGAGGAAAACATGGAGTGGTACCAGCAGAGGCAGTAGCGGACGTGGGAGGCGGCACTCGTCCTCGAAGCTATGCAGGTGTGCGGCGGCGCTGGGCCTGACGATGGATGCGCTGGTCACCTCCGCGGTCAGCGGTGGAGTAGCGACGGCCCGGAACTTGCCCAACTCCCGCACTGGAGTGGGTGGCCGCTGCGGGTGCGAGCAAGGGGCTGGGGACGCGAGCAGCACAACAAGGAGGAGCCGCTTGTCAGCCGTGGAGCCGCCGCCCGTCGAGGTGTCGCCGCCCGTTAGCCGTGGAGCCGCCCATCAACCGTGGAGCAGGTAAGCAGGGACAGCCCAAATTGGCAGCCACAGTGCAGGTGGGCGGCGACGCAGGTGGGCCTTCGTCGTCGGCTAAGCCCTACAGCGACTGGGGCGCGCGATGCCCGTGGGCGACGGTGGCTGGGGCGTGCGGTGCAGCGGCGACGGGAGGTGGAAGAAGCAGACTGGGTTTATTAGCACCAGTTTTAAAAGGATAAGGGGCTTTTTGAAAAATTACATTTGAACTAAGCTGATAACAACTTttctcggatggagggagtacaactctCAAGTGTTTAGCGAAGTATATCTTCAGCAAGAACCCATTGTAGAACTATCATGAGAGTTCTACTACTTAAACCGCCAGACAAAATTTACCGGCGGGCCCAACCTAGAATTAGGCGGCATTTCATTTCAGAGGTGAAAATACGCCACCTTCCCAGCCACCAAGTTGTCTAGTCACCCCAAGggttggaaccaaacatggttttattgccaagGCACCTCTCCTAAAGGGGAAAATCCTCTGCCAGGTTATCATGAGAGCCGGCTTAGCAATAGGCACCCGCTCCCTAGCCGGCTTAGCAATAGGCACCCCCTCCCTGATCGGATCAGCACTGCAAAACGGGCCAAGTATATGCCCATCTTTTCAAAGATCAGAGCCTTAATGTCTAATGGTTTGACCGGAATTGACCTGGTTCGATGCTGGGTCGCCTAGAGGATTATGCCCTTAAGCCGCCGCTCTGGCTTGATGTGCGAGTACACCTGTGATTTAAAAGATCCACAGCGCCACTGCCAGATTCAGCTAACTGATGATGACATCAACGACATGACCAAGTCTCTGCTGAACGAGAGCTTGGCAGATTGCAGCAGAACTGGACTAAATCCTTTCTGCGCTCTTAACAAGCCGCCAGCTGTAAGCTTTTAACCAATTCTCAACTGAATCATATGTTCACTTAAATTGCCCTTTTACACCCATTTGATTTTTGTAGGCCGATTTACCTTTTTGGAGTAAGAAGCTGCAAGATAAGTCAGCCAAGAAAACCCGGATGAATAACAAGGCTCTTGAAAAGCCTGCAAAGAAGAAGACCAACCCTTTTGAACTATTTGATTTGGATGATAAAGATGAGTCGGAGGTAAAACTttactcccttggctcattttttgtacatcttATTGATAATGATCACTATCAGGATGATGTGAAAGGAAGCCAAGCCAATGTtgaagaggtaactatcctttcctccgatTCTGAAACTCCGATCAGACAGAAAGGGCAACAGGCgagccggaaagtaaggttttctcatcctttagcttacttggatcccaactttattttgaagaagcagcaacatgaagctcgccgtatGACCTCGAACATCGGTGGCGGGATtctttcctccggcttaccaaacacgcCGGCTCCTTGCAAGCGCCGACCAGAGGTTTCAAATATTTCCCACTTAGCTTATCACAATGCGGGtctttttcgacaacctcttaaccCTTCCGATTCAAACTATCAGGGGACTCAATTGTCATATCAACCTTGCCTTATGTCTTATTTCAGCGCTATGGCCAAGCCCAGCAAGAAACTAAAGGTTGATAAGCCGGCCAAAGATGCTGACCTGGAGAGAAAACCATATCTCCATCAAACTTTTAAGTCTCTCCATCAAACTTTAGAGGCAACCATGGATGATCCGCCACCAGAACACCTGGTCACCGTGGACCCATGTATGTTGACCCGGAACCAGCCAAACCGCCCAGTCCTGCCCACGCTGTTCAAGAAACTGAAGATGTAACAATCATTGGGACGGCTTATATAGCTCCAGGCAACCCTACCGCCCTATCCAAGCACAATGCATAAGAAGAATTCTCTGCTACTGATAAGGGCAAGCGGAAATTAGACTTGGAGAGCTATGCCCATTTCAATGCTCAAGAAATTCATTCAGGCTATCGAAACCGCCTTCATaccagccgtgactttgaagccggcTTGGTCAACCTCATGAAGGAGTGTTTTGAGGTAAGCACTGCAATCTTCCATATAAACATATCTCtatcagccgccaagtctactGGATATGAGAATTGAATATGTTATAGAGTTTAAATAACCTTTAGAGTCTTTCATTCATGTCATGGCACACTCATTGTAGAATCaaacaagtagcccccaagggtcggcttaaacTGATAACTTAAGCCAGGCCTTTAAATAGTGATGATCAACTTTGCGcctgtagcctccaagggccggcttaaGCTGACAAGCTAAACCGGGACTTCTCACCATAATCATGAAGAAAATCCAAATATGTATAGGCCCCATGATCCGGATTAAATCATATCATTTTGTCCGGGTTATCATAAAAACTGGCTTTAaaaagagcaatatgcattagcccccaagtgccaagtaaaatacttgtattgtgcttgggacttcaaaaataATATGGTCATAATACCTTCCACCTTGTTCATGTTGCAGGCTGAACTAAATATGAAGTAATCCCAAGTCAAAGATCTGAGGGCCAACATTCAAACCCAACAATCTAAGACCGCAAAAGCCAAATCAGAGCTGAAGACTTTATTGGAAAATATTGAAAAGCTGAAACAAGACTTCAGTGCTGATAAAACCGTCTGGGAGACCAAGAgggcaattgagggagtcctggattagggggtctccagacagccggactatatcctttggccggactattggactatgaatatacaagattgaagacttcgtcccgtgtccggatgagactctccttggcgtggaaggcaagctaggtaatacggatatgtaaatctcctcccttgtaaccgaccttgtgtaactctagccccctccagtgtctatataaaccggagggtttagtccgtaggacaacatacaatcgtaccataggctagcttttagggtttagcctctacgatcttgtggtagatcaactcttgcaattctcgtatcatcaagaacaatcaagcaggacgtagggtattacctgcatcaagagggcccgaacctgggtaaaacaccgtgtcccctgtttcctgttaccatccgccttagacgcacagttcaggaccccctacacgagatccgccggtttttccaccgacattggtgctttcattgagagttccactgtgtcgtcaccataaggtttgatgctccttcgatcatcggtagcaatgcggtccagggtgaggttttcctccccggacagatctttgtattcggcggctttgcactgcgggccaattcgcttggccacctggagcagatcgagagctacgctcctggccatcaggtcagattcggaaacttgaactacacggccgatatccatggagacttgatcttcgacggattcgagcccatgtcaggtgtgccgcacagtctcgacgagcatgacataactctgccgtcggacagtattcgggagatcgcatctgcaactactctggccgtcaatccggagcaaatcacgccatccgagaacggagggatagaccccgccacggaggccgcgctCTCAGCGGCGATAAAGCCAGACGCCgacttcaccccttacaagagccgtgttgccgaaccactgaattcaaccccggccacggactccgagccgcttatatccgtgcccgtcgaaccctactgggcgccgatcatggagttcacctccgcggatatcttttagcacccgcctttcggtgatgtgctaaattcattaaggtctctctccttgtcaggagaaccttggccgaactatgttcggctagaatgagatgcggacgacgaagaaattcgctgcccacccaccacccacttggtagccactttcAACAACTTATCCgacatgcttaacttcgactctgaagacatctatGGCATGAACAAAGATGCAGGAGGCGAACAGGAAGCAGCGCCCATAGGGCgccggacaaccacttcatcacatgacatatacatggtggatacacccaaagagggcaatggcgaagagacagcggaggatgccccctccaagcaacccaagcgccgacgtcagcggcgccgctctaagtcccgccatagcaaaaacagcgataacagtgcaagaggaaataacagtccagtcgactctagaagaaacgaTGGCTGCACTGCCCCGGTGGCagagcatgatcaagatgcaaacggcgaacatagtgcggatccggcgtccgaacacgacgacgccaaggataaacctcatcaaaccccgtctggggaagaaaatagtccggacgaagatgcacacatcatcccggaaatgcacttggagcaagaaaacctccacagaaggcttatagccacaacgaggagtctgaagaagcagaagcaaaggcttaaggccgcacaagatatgctcaacagcaggtggaacaaagtgctcgacaatgaaacaaagtatggtggaagttaccacacaaatagctatccaaagcgcaagctattacctgaattcgacgatgaggccttagagcccacacagccgaaaaatgatacggccaaccggccgaatccaccaccttgtgaccgtgatagagcggctaacaaagtcacacataagtcaacacacaatCTACGTGATAACTTGCGCCAAAAATCTGGCACgatcagatccatctatggatctaggaagtgcgctccggcacaaaatcaaaactgaatactacaaccatccgaacaccatggcatatcccaatacaggggtgctgcacaccccctatgtttcaccgatgaggtgctggatcatgaattcccagaaggatttaaaccagtgaacatagaggcgtacgacgggaccacagaccctggagtctggatcgaagactttatcctccatattcatatggcttgcAGAGACGATCTCCAtgtcattaaatacttgcccctaaagcttaaagggccagctcgacactggctgaaaagcctccccaaaaactcaattggaagttgggaggagctcgaggatgcttttcgggcaaattttcaagggacttatgttcgaccttcggatgcagacgatttaagtcatataatccaataatctggagagtccgcccgaaagctttggaacaggttcctcaccaagaagaaccaaatcgtcgactgtccggacgccgaagccttagcagctaacACAGTGTGCGAGACGAATGGCTcgtcagacacctcggccaagaaaaaccgagaacaatagcagccctaacaagcctcatgacctgcttttgcgtgggcgaagacagctggttggcccgtagcagcaccagcgacccaagcacatacgAAGTCATGGATGGCATTGGAAAATGATgacacaacaaaaacaagcgttgaaataaagaaggtagcccagataatacggcgataaacaccggattcaggggctctcaaccaggtcagcggaaaaaatcctttcaaaggcagcagagaaggaccatctggcctaaacaagattcttgacaagctctgtcagatttcggcacccccgacaaacatgcaaatcacacccacagagaatgttgggtcttcaagcaggccggtaagctaaacgccaaacacaaaggggaagagacaccaagtgaagacgaggatgaacctcgccagcaaagcaccagaggccagaaaaagttcccaccagaggtttaaacggtaaacatgatccatgtgacgaagaggagcagcaagcatgcactccgagacacacgcgccatagagcccgtcacccctaggttcaacccctggttggcgtgcccgatcacttttgatcgtagggatcacgcggcaagtatccggcacgaaggactggcggccttggtgttagacccaataataaacgggtaccatttcacacgagtcctcatggacggcggcagtgatctaaatttGATACattaggacacagtccgcaaaatggggatagacccgacacaaataagccacagtaatactaccttcaagggagtaataccaggccaagaggcctgctgtacgggctctctacttcaagaggttgtattcggttctcccgataacttccgaagcgaaaggttaactttccacgtcgctccattccgaagtggttatcaagcactactcggaagaatggctttcgctcgttttaatgcaataccgcattattcttttctcaagcttaagatgcccggtccacgtggcatcatcacagttagcgaaAATACCGAAATTTTTTTACGTGCGGAAGAGGATGCGTCGGCTTTAACAGCCGCGAACTAGAtgacctcaccaaccagaaaaaatgataggtcgtcaagaccacggacacggttagacgatctGGCGCtccactacatatacatgagattggtttgatggtcaaACCCTCATAGacaataccaggggcttcccgcatgtaatcaGGACCAGCCAGGTTCAACTtgacttctcttgaattttgatagttcattgataataaccaattctttTTTTGGCAcgtcaactttcacctaagttctttccttttacagatgacaatcgtgctacacccgtccaggacatggcacaacggagacacaggcgcagacgtgaagCAGGGACCCGcctaaaggtttctttttagattaagaccctgcgtcaactttttttttactgtctcttgttgctcacatcctccagaTACTCCACACAATCGGGAAGGATGCTgatgttattggcatgtggccacatcaggatattgcacgtacctagacacatggggtttattattaagggcattgtttagcccaatatatgttataaagaccgagcaccttagggagtgttcggcgtcgcgagtttggccctatatgcatcagcttcgaatcatgtctttggtcaaatgttgggttggccCGACTCCcacattttggtaccttacgttccgttatatcggctaaggtagcattgggagaactactgcgattgtgccctggttcatccggatgagcacctcagtagagaaagccgaaaactggctgtcatgatatagcgagagactggtcaaccactcgatgactcagcggaatcttcgggattccacattaacgaaggaacgttttccggtcatgtatgtacgcgcccTGTATTCagacaagcgcagaagtaccaggggctatatagtagccccaccgtcaaactcctatggctaagtgaaagtgttaaagcaatatagtccgattgcctcgttcaccacgctaccacctccttaatggaccaagacgttggatcaagtgtggattcgcgttttctgcgaacacccccgcattatatgcgtgggggcggaagacgacgactgcaaactttcaggttatatacatatatacataaacggccacacatgaggcatcataatacattcaggcaaaagtataaatacagccttgataactcaataaaacattgtttttacaatggaagtacatgtcactagaacataatattcttcgagcactgagcctctatcgaacgagcgccttcaagaacttcttcaaagtagtcctccgcagccactcggcctacggccgaaccctgtgtcgcaacagtggtggcctccatctccgcccagtatgtcttgacacaggcaaacgccatccgcgcaccctctatgcacgccgatctcttcatagcatcgatgcgcggcacaacaccaagaaattgttgcactaaactaaaatagctattcggccttggccctcccggtcacagatgatccacaacggacctcatggaaagtccggacaacctacggagctcggcccactcggccattttcttattcaacagcagcggacggactggagcaacTTTTCCACTTCTTgttctttctgatccttgaagtactcggccgcatcagcagtacttgcagccaaatccacgtaggcgtccgcacaactccatagtcggtcaagagaaacatacttcggatctccgaatttagtccgcaacaagaagggcttcccagacacgatatctgtagCTTGATACAGCTCCTCCTTCGttactctaattttggagcgggattccttggcagctaccagggccttctccaggtccgtcgccctcgCTTGGCTTTCttattcaagaagctggtaacagtCAGcgacatcttttaactctacatccactttggccattctttccttgctctcgcaatgcgcggcctgttcggtcctcaactctttggtcgcctttagagcggccgcattgctactccttgcttgttccttggctcgggcaagctccgcccaaagggtctccacggtggtgatacgtctccaacgtatgtataatttttgattgctccatgctatattatctagtgttttggacattattgggctttattatccacttttatattatttttgggactaacctattaatcggatgtcaggaccccgactcgatgtcacatcgatctagcatgtaacacctcatatcgctttgcggcctcacgcacggtatccccacgggtgtcgccttaccctttgCCCGGGAccttttgcgcattttggcacacgtatatgatggtgtcgctagcatccatatgataaagagcccgggctgacatggctagtcgtaaacccaaagtggcactaacttacagggacaggcattcatgacccagcatcgaacgtgtcggtcatcagcgagtgaatccaggctgtagcactgggctaacaggactccggtgaaccgggctgtagcgggctagcaggactccggtattcatcgcgtgacatttccccgaagggacagacacaggatcgaagaaggacacatgccggcctgcctaagtgttccggagcagtagcaagctaccaggctcagtggaagcactaggagacatttcccggtaagagaggctactaagaataaacaactagatagtcagatcccacacatagcaatacacattacacgtacgcataacatgcaagtatgtgctgtacaacatggcatcacagcataactcaacaactcatatagataaagactcagaagagccgtcatagcaattattgcaaacaggggtcacaagacccatcatacagagcatacaagcaacaagcggaagcattacatgtctgggtacagacatctacaaatgaaaaaggctgaagagtctgactatctacaacatccgatcaagatcgtagctgaggtactagctactagtcgaagtccacgagaacactagtaagaccgaagtctccgctgcaaaaacataaataaagcaacatgagtacaaaggtactcagcaagacttacatcagatcctatcatacatgcatttgtatcaagagggtaatgtggggtttagttgcagcaagccagctttgactctgtggctatcctgttctacgactaccagaaactctggaggtgaaacaacgtacacgagtccactaatcaccacacaatacactactatggactcatccccgtctccctacgagaaggccatccatagcactcacacttgtcttgagcattttaggatatccacttcaagttgtctatgtaccatgtaagcatccaagaagtccataaccgcggacccggctattcgaatagatcatgttaaccctgcaggggtgtacttcttcacacacgctctcgccacttaccgccatgtacacgtcatgtatctcggcaaccttcaagcggaagcctggcgagggtgtcggccacgacctgactaaccacacaagactctaatccaggtttatcgcctattcgggttccatccgcaaggagatccggccggggtttcactcacggccccaaacgatgtgtgcagggttcccaagcccacctcgccggatggatctacgcttggtacaccgtgccactggtgcctagtctgtcccaagcccacctggccgggtgccacttggtagactactaacactacctacaaacgccagaaactagttgcgactcctggacagagatcaagttggttaataagtcgagaggggtcgagttaccggaacccaatgtgtggtagtatcgagtcattggacaacatacacagaactcagtgcttaaggacggttccagtgagacaacccaccatgtactcctacatggcctctcaccgctacctttaccaaatcgtgttcacccacttaactctcagcaccagaacatatcgtaacactccaattcattcccaatgaatcagacctgacacaactctaagcaatagcaggcatagcatggtaggaacacatcagtggcttcaatcaactcctacacatgctagtgggtttcaactatttactgtggcaatgacaggtcatgcagaggaatgggttcaactaccgcagcacaaagtagcagataaatcgttgttgtcctaatgcaataactgagagcaggagcgagagagtagggttttatcgaaatgaacaagggggtttgcttgcctggtaaatcaacaagggaggcactgcttcaccgacaggtactctggaacgtctccgaagcaggacctatcgagaaggaacggtgccggcaatcaaaacacaatcatatgcaacaatatgatgcatgagcatggcatgtagatgtgatgctgtttgagctaatgcaactagtattcaattgaatgaagtccatttgaacaaaaggttcaaatgcaactccaaaaataagtctcttaatatgccataatgtgttttcccatattcagcatgtataagttggtttgtcatgcatgaaactagtacagatggaaagattgcatttttctgataatttttcatatataaattatttcaatctgagctacggttgaatttctatgaatttttgaagtttaaatcaatttctggaattttctgattaaatttaaatccagaaatcatattattgcgccaacatgacgtcatcactacatcagcgggtcaacgcggctgtccagggtcaaacctgacgtgtggggtccacacgtcagtgacactggggttaaccccgagtcaaacctgggctgatttgctttgactaagccctggggcccactcgtcagcgtcagtaggtggggattagtgcctaattaacggagccacgtcagcccgccggagttctggccggcggcgaccaataacgcggcggcgacttgccggacttgcgctacaagcggcgtttggtcacgcgaagaccaccggggcgtagcccgtcgtcgtccgcatccaggggagctggtggggggctgcgggggcgccggagctcaccggagcaaagctcacggcggcggccggagttcgggatagcgcgggcgtggggctgcagctcgcgttcgagcgaacggagggcacaggcggtagctacgaggcagcaggagcacatcgagctatctacgcgaggcggaggtgctcgggggcacggagctcgccggccatggcggacggcggcttcgggcgctcgcggggcagcggctacagggcacgcgcgcgagagagaggtgaggggaaaagaagaggggctcacggcggactcgtagagcaggccggtgtgctcggggacgtcctgcgtccggcgaatcgacggcgatggcggcgaggtcgatctccggcgtcggtggtgaagaagacaacggcgtcggcgatggagcgcatccggaggtgcgtggcttgacgaggaggtagagggggtcgtggaGGAGCTGGGAGGcgtgtcagggaggcgaggggaggccggtggccacggcaacggcgagcgatggcggcggcagcgctcgggtgcgctcggggaagagagaaccagggaggagggagagcgagagggaggggaaaaggaccggggcggctgcgtggcgacgttccggacgtccaggcgtcgagggggaggacaggcaggcaggtgccgtggcggcacgacggtgcgcacgcgccggccacacgcccctggcctcctggcgcgaggagggggacgactggcgtcggccagtcagctgggccgagctgctgggccgatcgggtaagtggcccaggtaagtctctctccccttttctgttttcttttctaattttctgacatttgttttgatttaataaaaatactaaaccattttatttgcttatgccaatttttgtaggggctaatggtattattccagagctcctttataaatggcataatttttggagatatattaatatatataactaatatatttccaatgcaaatatttatcgaattaatccaaatggccaaaataaatatccatgagctcctaaaaatgttgttttgatttttatctctgtccaatattttcagagagcaacatgagcattttcttggacccttttggagaaatttttatttgggtcattttcaaaaatgattctgagggttccaccaatcctcatttcaaatttaaatgaaatttaaatatgatgcacaactgactagctagtctaggtcataccagactagggatgtgacaactcgcccccacttgaaaaaatctcgtcccgagattcaggggtcgacggaaagaaagcggggtactccagtcgaagacgatcttctcgttcccaagtagcttctctctcggaatgatgggaccactgaactttgagaaacttgatgttctgacgtcgagtgacacgctctgcttgatcaagaatgcgaaccgggtactctcggtaggtgaggttatcttggagatcaagcgtttcgtggtccactccgcggatgggatccgagaagcaacgcctgagttgagagacgtggaagacatcatgaactcgagaaagatgtgggggtagttccaactggtaggcaacctctcctcgtttagcgagaatacgaaaaggaccaatgtaacgaggagccaacttgcccttgataccgatacgatgggtacccttcaaaggagtaacccgaaggtaagcttggtcgccaatttcataagtcacatccttatgatgacgatcgtactgacttttctgacgagactgggctgttttcaaattctcacgaatgatgcgaacttgctcttctgcctcctggatcatatccggtccaaagaattgtctttcaccggtttctgaccagttcaaaggtgttcgacatcttcgtccatagagaacctcaaaaggagctttcttgaggctggattggtagctattgttataagcaaactcggcgaaaggaagacatttctcccaatccataccgaatgagataacgcaagctctgagcatgtcttcgagaatttgattgacccgttccacctgaccactcgactgagggtggaaagcggtactgaaggaaagatgggttcccatggcagtttggaagctctcccagaagtgagaggtgaaaagactgccacggtctgaattgatctctagtggaacaccatgaagtgacactattcgagaaatatataagtcagcaagctgaccagcagtgatactttcccgaacaggaagg
It encodes:
- the LOC119299853 gene encoding uncharacterized protein LOC119299853, whose amino-acid sequence is MPLSRRSGLMCEYTCDLKDPQRHCQIQLTDDDINDMTKSLLNESLADCSRTGLNPFCALNKPPAADLPFWSKKLQDKSAKKTRMNNKALEKPAKKKTNPFELFDLDDKDESEDDVKGSQANVEEQHEARRMTSNIGGGILSSGLPNTPAPCNLSQCGSFSTTS